The region CGAGCCGGCTTACGTCACCAACCGTCAGATTGAGGCCGCACGTATTGCCATCAACCGCCACGTCAAGCGCGGTGGCAAGGTGTGGATCAACATCTTCCCGGACCGTCCGCTGACCCAGAAGCCGCTCGGCGTGCGTATGGGTTCCGGTAAGGGCCCGGTCGAGAAGTGGGTGGCCAATGTGAAGCCAGGCCGCGTTCTTTTCGAGATGAGCTACCCTAACGAAGCCACTGCAATTGAGGCTCTGCGCCGCGCTGGCCAGAAGCTTCCTTGCAAGGTTCGTATCATCAAGAAGGAGGACCAGTTCTAATGGCAACCGGTACCCCCGCTCACGAGTTCCGCGAGCTCGACAAGGCTGAACTGGAAGACCGTCTGAGCAGCGCCAAGGAAGAACTTTTCAACCTGCGCTTCCAGAAGGCCACCGGTCAGCTGACCAACAACCGCCGCATCGGCACCGTGAAGCGCGACATTGCTCGCATCTACACCGTGCTGCGCGAGCGTGAGCTCGGTCTTTCTACCAACCCAGGAGATGAGGCTTAATCATGGCAGAAGCAAGCAAGGCTCCAACTCCTAAGAAGGAGAAGGTCAAGGGCGCACGCAAGACTCGCATCGGCTACGTTGTCTCCGACAAGATGGCTAAGACCATCGTTGTCGAGCTCGAAGACCGCAAGCAGCACGCCCTGTACGGCAAGATCATGCGCTCCAACAAGAAGGTTAAGGCGCACGATGAGAACGAGACCGCCGGCATCGGCGACCGCGTTCGCATTGCTGAGACCCGTCCTCTTTCCAAGGACAAGTTCTACCGTCTCGTTGAGATCGTAGAGAAGGCCAAGTAAGAGAGAGCTGAAGGCTCTCCACAGCCGATAGGAAAGGCTCGTAACCTACCCGCTCAGGGTGGTTACGAGCCTTTCTCGTTTTTAACGCGCATCGACTGTCGATGCGCGCTTGTCGATGCGCGCTAGCGGCGGCGGCCATCCATGGCCGAAATGATGGTGACAAACAGGGAAAGCACCGTGGCCATGGACAGGAAGAAGGTACCGACACGGTAGGGGACCGTGCCGACGGATTCGACGTTGCCGAAGATGTAGAGCCACAGCGCCCAGCCGATGATCTGCGCGATGGCGCCAATGCCAGACAGGCCACGCAGGCTGCGCTGGAGTTGCTGCTTAGGTGCGAAGAAGCCGCGGGAGGCATCCACTATGGCGAGGATGCTCAAGATGATGCACAGCCCGCCGGATAGCCATACCGGCAACAGTGCGGAAGTGCCTGCCAGTACGGGCAGTACGAAGGACAAAAACACCAGAACGAACAGCACGCCGTGCAGCACTAAAGAGCGGTTGGGGTAGGCGGCTGGTTGCATGGTGGCTCCTAACGCTTTGGGGATGAACTTGGTTTAGTGTAGTCCCCAAAGGCTGCGTTAGAGCAGTTCATCGACCTCCGCGCGGCGCGGGGCATCAGCGCCAGTACGCGCAATAGTCAGCGCGGCTGTCGATGCCGCGAATTCGAGAATCTCGTGCCAGTCATACGCGCTGAGCTGTTCTAGGTCTGCGGCGTCAAAGTTGCGCTCGGCAATCTTGGTCAAAAGCGCTGCCATCACGGCATCGCCGGCACCGATGGTGTCCGCGATATCGACCTTGACCGGCGGTACGTCGAGTTCCGTCGTTCCCGCACGGACGCTGAGGCCGTGCGCACCGTGGGTGGTCACGACGACGGGCACCTTCTTCAGGGACTCCACGCCGAGGAACTCTGCTTCGGCGTTCGAGACTTTGAGGATGGTGACATCGTCAAGCAATGCCTGCAGAAACTCACGGTGCTCAGCGGTATCAGTATCCGGGCGGATGTTCGGGTCAACTGCAATGAGCGAGCCATTCTTGGCCATGGTGTGCAGCACCTCCGCGTAGCGGGAGGCACCTGGCTCCATGGCGAGGGACAAGGTGCCAAAGTAGGCCACGCGGGCATCGTTAGCTACTAGCTCCACCAGGCGATCTGCGGTGCCTTCGTTATAGAAGGAGTAGGTTGCTGAGCCACCCTCATCAAGCGAAGCAACCGCCAACGTCGTCGGTTCGTCACCCCGCTGTACCAGGGAGGTATCGACACCTTCGTCCTCGAGGCGCTTGACCAATGCATCACCAAAGGCATCAGTGGACAGTCGCGACTGGAAACCGACCTGCGCACCCAAACGTGCAGCGGCAACAGCCACATTGAAGGGACCGCCACCCAAAGAGGGAGTCAGATCGGAAAGTTCGCCAGAAGCGGTGGGCACGAGATCGACGAGGCCTTCGCCGGAGACAAGAATCTGCATATGTCCATACTAACGAGGATGTGTGCAGCAGATTCCTGGTTACCTGGTCATTTACATCACTAGGTCTACCTCTGGGCAGCCATGACGGGTGTTTGAGCTGCCTGTGGTGACACTTGCACTAGTGGATTCGCGATGCGACCGGCGATCATCAGCGAAGAGTTCTGATCACCTAGGTCCACCATCCCGTGGGGATTGCGCAGCTGTAGACGATTCAGACAAGAGTGCTGGAAGTCCTCGGCCAGGAGAGGAAGGCCGGAAGGATACTCAGCCTCGTAGTCTTCAATGCAGGCGCGAGTAGCCAACCAGAATTCTTCTTCTGGCAGGATGTCGTGGTCATCCATGAGCGCAGCCAGGTGGCGCAAAACGCCATCGATGATGTCGGTATGCAGGGACAGCGCCCGCTGTTCGAGGTCGAAGGAGCCATCGTCAGCTTGGATGCGGGCGAAGGCTTCCGGCACCTCGCGTTGTGCGTTGACCACGGCGACTTCCTCACCTAAGTCCTTGAACCAGGAGCCGGTGGGTAGGCACTCGGTGAGTTCCACAATCACGTTCTCTGAGTGCGGCATAAAGACAATGTCGAAACCGGCCAGAGCGCGGATTGCCGGGCGGAAGTACACATCCAACAGTGCACGCAGCCAGTCGGCAGCACTATGCCCCGAACGCGCAATGAGCTCACCTACCAAAGGTTTCCCAGCGGGATCGACGTGCAAGACTGCAGCCAAGGTCATCGCCGCTTTGCCTGGCTCTAGTTTCTCTAATGGCGAAGAACGCCAGAGCGCGGAAAGCATCTTCGTGTGCTGGTCGTCAGAGGAAGCTCCACTGTGCAAACTCGAGTGGTAGATATCGCCTTGGAAACCCACCGCGGCAATCTCAGGGAGCAAACGCACGTTGTGGTTGTGGAAGTCAGCGTCGTTTCCGAGAGTGTCCTGCAACCACTCATTAATCGCTGGGGTAGTGGACATGTACTTTGGGCTCAACCCACGCAGGAATCCCATGTTGCGTACCGATGCTGCGGTCTTCACATAGGGTGCGGCGGGATCGCTGAGGTTAAAGAAGGTACGCAGTGACTGCTGCGGATGCATAACCGCAGTATCGGTGCCTAGGTGAATAAGGTCGCCGTTGAGGAAGCTATCGGCGAAGTTCGTGGCAACGCGCATCTGCCACTGCCAAGGATGCACGGGAAGCGGCAGGTAATCCGCGGGATCAATATCGCGTGCGCGAAGACGCTCCTTCCAGTCCTGCGGTGCTTGCTGGTTGAGGAACTCTTCTAGATCCAAGTCTTCTACAGCAGCACTGGTGAGTTTGTCTCGTCGGGCGGCGACCCATTCCAGGCAGGTAGAACGCCCCATCTCTGGTGCATAGCGACGAGCATCGACTTCGCTGAAACCACCGCGACCAGCATTTGCGACAAAGCCAGGATGTCCTTCATACATGGCGGACTCGCACAACTGGAATGCGTTGGCTTGCTGGTGTGGTGTATCAGTTTCGGTAGCCAAGGTCTCAGCGAGAGTGGAGCTGCTGAGACGAGGCATCGCGAGAACGCGCGCACGCGCGGTGACTGTGGCAGAGATTTCTTCTAAGTAGTCGTGCAGGAAGTGCGCGGGGATTCCAAGTTCTGGTGCGGCGGCAGCAATAACTTCACCGATTCCGGGCAAATCCGCATACCCACGGGCACAGAGCGAATCGACGTCGATGCTCAGATGCTCGAGGTAGTGGGTATGCGCTAAGAACGTAAATTCGTAGCCACCCAGCTCAATCAAGTACTGGGCCGGGCCCAATCTGGTAGCTGGCAGTAACCTTTCGTGGTGGAATTCACGCAGCATCTTCGCCAAGATTTCGCGATTCGCGCGTTGCAGATAAGCGACCTGCAGGTGGCCATCGGTTGCAGCAGTTGCAGGTGCAGTTGATGACGTGGCGGTGGGAACTGCCAGCGCGCCTAGTTCGGAGCACGCGAAAGCGTCTGGGGTGCAGTACTGCACGCGTGCGGTCTTGGTACCCAGGTCCGCAGCCTCGAGTCCTGGATAATCCCGGAAACCAGCGCGGGCATTCTTCGCCAGAATCTTGTCGTTGCTTGTATCGGGTTCAACGAGGATACGCGTGAAACCGCGGACATCGACAAGCCAGGAGATGACGGTGGCGAAGAGGGCATCGGAAAGCCCGTGCTCTGGGTGCGCTGGAGGTTGGGCAAGAAGGACATGCATGCCAATGTCGCCATCCTGGTGCGGGACGTGCTCGCGCAGCAGTACACGTGCGGGGTTGTAGGTTTCCACTAGGGCCAGCGGAGTGCTGTCGCGTTCGATGATCCACGCATCCTCATCGGCGCTGTTAGCGATGCGCTGGTACTCCTGCGCCACGGACTCCTCAGTGGCATCGAGACTGTCCCAGAACTTTGCGTGCACGGAGGTCAGCCAGCTGGTGAGCAGTGCGGCATCGGCAAGCGGATGGACCGGACGCAGATGGAATTGACCGCGGTGAGTAGTAATCGTGTGCATTTAGAAACCCCCAAACGTCTGGAAAGCGATGTTCTTTTCCACCGGGTAAACCTCCCGGCCACAAATCTCGCGCAGGATGATCGAGTTGCGCCACGGTCCCATGCCCAGGTCCGGAGCGTTGAGCGAGTGGACGTGCTCATCAGCATTAAGCACAAAGAGAGTGTTGTCTGCATCTACCTGGAAGTGCTCACCGACGTCCATCCGACCGGTGGCATCCTTTGCGATGAACTCGCTGCAAGGCTCCAAAAACTGCGGCATCTGTGGCGCCTTATAACCGGTACACAGGATGACCGCGTCAGTCGCATGTACTGCGCTGGTGTCGGTCTCCGCGTGATGTAAGCGCAACCGGTGCCGACCAGTGGAGCTATCCGTTGCCTGCTCGTTGGGTGCACAGGCAGCACTGACTCCTGCTCGCAGAGTGGTGCGGGATGTGCCATCCAAACTCAAACGGTAGAGCAAGTCATAGATGGCATTGATGGTCTCACCGGAGATGCCTTTATATAAGTTGCGCTGGTTGCGGTTGAGCTCATCGCGCTTCGCCTCCGGCAAGCGACGAAAGTAAGAGGCGTACTCCGGCGAGGTCATCTCCAAGGTCAACTTGGTGTATTCCATAGGGAAGAAGCGCTCGGAGCGAGTAAACCAATCCACGTGGGCTTCGGTGGTGCAAAGTAGGTCGGCATAGATTTCCGCGGCGGACTGCCCGGAGCCAACGATGCTTATCGATGCCTGCTTGGCCAACCATTCTTTGTTGTGCAGATAGTCTGCGGAGTGGATAACTCCCTCGGCATCGAGTGCGGGATGCAGCTCCTCCGGTACGAAGGGCGTTGTGCCGACACCACTGACCACGTGGCGGGCAGCGATGGTGCCGTGTCCGGTGACATCGACAAGCCATGGCGTATCGCCTTCCGGATTCGGGCGCACTGCCTTCACACGGGAATCAAAATGCACACTGTCTAACTGCCCTGCCACCCAGGTGCAGTAGTCGGAATACTCTCTACGCAGCGGGTAGAAGTCCTCCCGGATGTAGAACTGGTGAATTCGCCCCGACTGTTTGAGATAGTTCAGGAAGCTATAGCGACTGGTTGGATCAGCCATGGTGACCAGGTCGGCCATGAAGGGCACCTGGATAGTGGCTTCTGGAAGCAACATCCCGGGATGCCAGATGAACCCTGAGCGCTGCTCAAAGAACGCCACACTAAGCTCCCCGGATTCTACTAAGGGCTGACACAGCGCAGCCATCCCCAGGTTGAAGGGGCCGACACCTACTCCGACGATGTCGAAGGTAGGCATCGATGAGTGTGATGCAGCAGCAGAAGAAGAAGAAGAATCAGACACGGAAAAGTCCTTTCGTTGGAGATTAAAGAGGTGTGCGTCAGCAAGAGGTGAGGGCGGATTCGCAAGTTAGCGAGTACGAATCAACGCCTCCGAGTGAGCACGAACGATGGCATTGAGCACGGCCTGGATGTCTTCATCACGAAGAGTCGGGTCGAGAATTGTGAACTTGAACAGTGGAGTGCCGTGTATTTCAGTCACCGCCACTGCGGCCTGACCTGAGTCAAAGAGCTCATCGCGGATGCGGTAATACTCAGCGGGATGTGGGGAGTCGGCGGACTCTGTTGCCTGGAGTTCGAACAAGACAGTGCTCAGTTGCGGGGTTTCCCACAGTTGAAGTTTGGGGAAGTCGTCGACAAGGGCAGCTGCGCGCCGGGCCAACGCGCAGCAGGTATCGAAGGACGCACCGATGCGTTCTTGACCTATGGTGCGCAGCGTGACCCAGAGCTTGAGCGCGTCAAAGCGGCGGGTGGTTTGCAGTGAGATATCCGCGAGGTTGGGCCGAGAAGACTCAGCTGGGTTGAGGTAGCTGGCATTCCATCGGATGTGTTCAAGTCGCTGGCCTTCGGCAAAGAGCACGCAGGAACAGGCCACTGGCTGGTAGAAGCCTTTATGGAAATCCAGGGTGACGCTGTCCGCCTTTTCGATGTCGTAGAACAACGATGCGGATTCCGGGCCCAACAGGCCGGCACCGCCGTAGGCGGCATCGACGTGGACGGGCACGTCGTGATGGTGTGCGATATCGATGACTTCGCTTAGCGGATCGATGCTGCCGCGATCGGTACTTCCAGCGGTACAGATAACCGCGGCGGGGTATTTCCCCGCCCGGCATACTTCTCGCAAGGAAGCTTCCAGCGACAACGGACGCATCTGTCCGTGGAAGTCCTCGGAAATCTCGACGATGCTGTCGGGGCTTAATCCCAGTAGCTCGACGCCACGGGCGATGGAGTAGTGCGCACTCGGTGTGCACAGAATGCGAAGTTTGCTTAAGGCTTCGAAGTGGGAATAGCCCTGAGCTTGAAGCTCCTGCAGGGCCTGGTTGCGGGCAACGGTAAGCGCTTGCAGGTTTGATTGAGTACCACCGGTGGTAAAGACACCTTGTGCACTCTGACCGAAACCGACCAGGTCTGCTGCCCAACGAATGAGCTTTTGCTCGATGGCTGCGGCAGGCCCTGCTTGGTCCCAGGACTCCACGGCAGTGTTGAGTGAACTCGCGAGGACCTCAGCAGCAACAGCTGGAATAGCAACCTGGCAGTTGAGATGCGAGATGTAGCGCGGGTGGTGATAGAACACCGCTTGTTTAAGCCACAACTCTTCCAGTTCGCTTAAGCAGTCGGAGAACGAACTGCAGGGTTGGCGGAAGTCGACATCGTGAAGCGCTGCAATGGCATCCTGAAAGTCCTGGCAGGGTGGTGAATCAGCATAAAGGTGCTGTGCTGCACAGGTGCTTGCTTCCTGCACTGCGGACAGAAAATCGGCAGGTGTCTCACCACTGCCCACTAAGTGCGATTTGTTTAATGGTTTCGGCATGGCGGCAACCGTAGCAGTAATTGAGTGAGGTTAGGCTTACTTTAGAGGTGGCGGTGCCAGTCCGCGTTCATTTAGGTAAGGCTTACCTGCGCTGAACCTATTTTTGTGAATTGTGTCATGCATGTCGGGGTGCGAGTGGCGGGAAGTTTGTGTGACTGGAGGGAAATTTGGTTTTAGCGGCCAGAATGTGGTTGAATGCTTGGGTTGCATAAGGCCGGTCGGCCGGTGGTGCGTTTCCGAACCCCGCGCCGAGACCCCTCGACTCATGTTCGTTGCTGAACCTTATGCTGCAAAGCAAGTAGACCGCGTGTGTCAAGGCCGGAAATCTTGACGCACATAATCCAGGTCAGGAGACCCATAGTGATTCAGCAAGAATCGCGTCTGCGCGTCGCCGACAACTCTGGTGCCCGGGAAATCCTGGTCATCCGCGTTCTCGGCGGCTCCGTCCGACGCTTCGCTGGCATCGGTGACGTTGTCGTCGCCACCGTGAAGGAAGCCGTCCCAGGCGGCAACGTGAAGGAAGGCGACGTCGTTAAGGCTGTCATCGTTCGCGCCAAGAAGGAAACCCGTCGTCCAGACGGTTCTTACATCCGCTTCGACGAGAATGCAGCTGTCATTCTCAAGGGCGACAACGAGCCGCGTGGTACCCGTATCTTCGGCCCGGTTGCTCGCGAGCTTCGTGACAAGAAGTTCATGAAGATCGTTTCTCTCGCACCGGAGGTGATCTAGTCTTATGAAGATTCATAAGGGAGATATGGTGATCGTCATTTCGGGTCCGGATAAGGGCGCGAAGGGCAAGGTCATCGAAGCATACCCGTCCCGCGACAAGGTCCTCGTTGAGGGCGTTAACCGCATCAAGAAGCATGTTGCTAACTCCGCGCCGGAGCGTGGCGCTGAGTCCGGCGGCATCGTAACCCAGGAAGCTCCGATCCACGTGTCCAACGTTGCGATTGTTGACTCCGAGGGCAACCCGACCCGCGTGGGCTACCGTTTCGACGAAAACGGCAAGAAGGTCCGTATCGCGCGTAGCA is a window of Corynebacterium camporealensis DNA encoding:
- a CDS encoding pyridoxal phosphate-dependent decarboxylase family protein, producing MPKPLNKSHLVGSGETPADFLSAVQEASTCAAQHLYADSPPCQDFQDAIAALHDVDFRQPCSSFSDCLSELEELWLKQAVFYHHPRYISHLNCQVAIPAVAAEVLASSLNTAVESWDQAGPAAAIEQKLIRWAADLVGFGQSAQGVFTTGGTQSNLQALTVARNQALQELQAQGYSHFEALSKLRILCTPSAHYSIARGVELLGLSPDSIVEISEDFHGQMRPLSLEASLREVCRAGKYPAAVICTAGSTDRGSIDPLSEVIDIAHHHDVPVHVDAAYGGAGLLGPESASLFYDIEKADSVTLDFHKGFYQPVACSCVLFAEGQRLEHIRWNASYLNPAESSRPNLADISLQTTRRFDALKLWVTLRTIGQERIGASFDTCCALARRAAALVDDFPKLQLWETPQLSTVLFELQATESADSPHPAEYYRIRDELFDSGQAAVAVTEIHGTPLFKFTILDPTLRDEDIQAVLNAIVRAHSEALIRTR
- the rplX gene encoding 50S ribosomal protein L24 — encoded protein: MKIHKGDMVIVISGPDKGAKGKVIEAYPSRDKVLVEGVNRIKKHVANSAPERGAESGGIVTQEAPIHVSNVAIVDSEGNPTRVGYRFDENGKKVRIARSNGKDI
- a CDS encoding carbohydrate kinase family protein, which gives rise to MQILVSGEGLVDLVPTASGELSDLTPSLGGGPFNVAVAAARLGAQVGFQSRLSTDAFGDALVKRLEDEGVDTSLVQRGDEPTTLAVASLDEGGSATYSFYNEGTADRLVELVANDARVAYFGTLSLAMEPGASRYAEVLHTMAKNGSLIAVDPNIRPDTDTAEHREFLQALLDDVTILKVSNAEAEFLGVESLKKVPVVVTTHGAHGLSVRAGTTELDVPPVKVDIADTIGAGDAVMAALLTKIAERNFDAADLEQLSAYDWHEILEFAASTAALTIARTGADAPRRAEVDELL
- the rpmC gene encoding 50S ribosomal protein L29 is translated as MATGTPAHEFRELDKAELEDRLSSAKEELFNLRFQKATGQLTNNRRIGTVKRDIARIYTVLRERELGLSTNPGDEA
- a CDS encoding GNAT family N-acetyltransferase, encoding MHTITTHRGQFHLRPVHPLADAALLTSWLTSVHAKFWDSLDATEESVAQEYQRIANSADEDAWIIERDSTPLALVETYNPARVLLREHVPHQDGDIGMHVLLAQPPAHPEHGLSDALFATVISWLVDVRGFTRILVEPDTSNDKILAKNARAGFRDYPGLEAADLGTKTARVQYCTPDAFACSELGALAVPTATSSTAPATAATDGHLQVAYLQRANREILAKMLREFHHERLLPATRLGPAQYLIELGGYEFTFLAHTHYLEHLSIDVDSLCARGYADLPGIGEVIAAAAPELGIPAHFLHDYLEEISATVTARARVLAMPRLSSSTLAETLATETDTPHQQANAFQLCESAMYEGHPGFVANAGRGGFSEVDARRYAPEMGRSTCLEWVAARRDKLTSAAVEDLDLEEFLNQQAPQDWKERLRARDIDPADYLPLPVHPWQWQMRVATNFADSFLNGDLIHLGTDTAVMHPQQSLRTFFNLSDPAAPYVKTAASVRNMGFLRGLSPKYMSTTPAINEWLQDTLGNDADFHNHNVRLLPEIAAVGFQGDIYHSSLHSGASSDDQHTKMLSALWRSSPLEKLEPGKAAMTLAAVLHVDPAGKPLVGELIARSGHSAADWLRALLDVYFRPAIRALAGFDIVFMPHSENVIVELTECLPTGSWFKDLGEEVAVVNAQREVPEAFARIQADDGSFDLEQRALSLHTDIIDGVLRHLAALMDDHDILPEEEFWLATRACIEDYEAEYPSGLPLLAEDFQHSCLNRLQLRNPHGMVDLGDQNSSLMIAGRIANPLVQVSPQAAQTPVMAAQR
- the rpsQ gene encoding 30S ribosomal protein S17, which produces MAEASKAPTPKKEKVKGARKTRIGYVVSDKMAKTIVVELEDRKQHALYGKIMRSNKKVKAHDENETAGIGDRVRIAETRPLSKDKFYRLVEIVEKAK
- a CDS encoding lysine N(6)-hydroxylase/L-ornithine N(5)-oxygenase family protein, with the translated sequence MSDSSSSSAAASHSSMPTFDIVGVGVGPFNLGMAALCQPLVESGELSVAFFEQRSGFIWHPGMLLPEATIQVPFMADLVTMADPTSRYSFLNYLKQSGRIHQFYIREDFYPLRREYSDYCTWVAGQLDSVHFDSRVKAVRPNPEGDTPWLVDVTGHGTIAARHVVSGVGTTPFVPEELHPALDAEGVIHSADYLHNKEWLAKQASISIVGSGQSAAEIYADLLCTTEAHVDWFTRSERFFPMEYTKLTLEMTSPEYASYFRRLPEAKRDELNRNQRNLYKGISGETINAIYDLLYRLSLDGTSRTTLRAGVSAACAPNEQATDSSTGRHRLRLHHAETDTSAVHATDAVILCTGYKAPQMPQFLEPCSEFIAKDATGRMDVGEHFQVDADNTLFVLNADEHVHSLNAPDLGMGPWRNSIILREICGREVYPVEKNIAFQTFGGF
- the rplN gene encoding 50S ribosomal protein L14, with the protein product MIQQESRLRVADNSGAREILVIRVLGGSVRRFAGIGDVVVATVKEAVPGGNVKEGDVVKAVIVRAKKETRRPDGSYIRFDENAAVILKGDNEPRGTRIFGPVARELRDKKFMKIVSLAPEVI
- the rplP gene encoding 50S ribosomal protein L16; the encoded protein is MLIPKRVKYRRQHRPNRSGVSKGGNRINFGDYAIQALEPAYVTNRQIEAARIAINRHVKRGGKVWINIFPDRPLTQKPLGVRMGSGKGPVEKWVANVKPGRVLFEMSYPNEATAIEALRRAGQKLPCKVRIIKKEDQF